A stretch of Myxococcus hansupus DNA encodes these proteins:
- a CDS encoding class I SAM-dependent methyltransferase, whose translation MGLLRPAVEDVQARHPNAVMVDAGSGNAYLGFVLYELFLKGADTGALLSIEGRPDLTERAQGRAQRLGFTRMQFQTAHIDTAKYPERIHLLMALHACDTATDDALVAAIRHGADHVAVVPCCQAEVAAQLKEKRPVVTGSGTLSLLYAHAWHRREFGSHLSNVIRALTLEAFGYQVTVTELTGWEHSLKNELILGRRVHRENRRARVQLERLLAETGVNPKLTRELGVKPAASVGALAASTEPEVPVVASSEPGVDVSEHPPVEGAERVAPSSSSET comes from the coding sequence ATGGGCTTGCTGCGCCCGGCCGTGGAGGACGTCCAGGCACGCCACCCGAACGCGGTGATGGTGGACGCGGGCAGCGGCAACGCCTACCTGGGCTTCGTGCTCTACGAGCTGTTCCTCAAGGGCGCGGACACCGGGGCGCTGTTGTCCATCGAGGGCCGTCCGGACCTGACGGAGCGGGCCCAGGGGCGCGCCCAGCGGTTGGGCTTCACGCGGATGCAGTTCCAGACGGCGCACATCGACACGGCGAAGTATCCGGAGCGCATCCACCTGCTGATGGCGCTGCACGCGTGCGACACCGCCACGGATGACGCGCTCGTCGCCGCCATCCGCCACGGCGCGGACCACGTGGCGGTGGTGCCGTGTTGCCAGGCGGAGGTCGCCGCGCAGCTCAAGGAGAAGCGTCCTGTCGTGACGGGCAGCGGCACCCTGTCGCTCCTGTACGCGCACGCGTGGCACCGGCGCGAGTTCGGCTCGCACCTGTCGAACGTCATCCGCGCGCTGACGCTGGAGGCCTTCGGCTACCAGGTGACGGTGACCGAGCTGACGGGCTGGGAGCACTCGCTGAAGAACGAGCTGATTCTGGGGCGCAGGGTGCACCGGGAGAACCGGCGCGCCCGCGTGCAACTGGAGCGGCTGCTCGCGGAGACCGGGGTGAATCCCAAGCTGACGCGGGAGCTGGGCGTGAAGCCCGCGGCGTCGGTAGGGGCGCTGGCTGCTTCGACGGAGCCGGAGGTGCCGGTGGTGGCCTCCTCCGAGCCTGGGGTGGACGTGTCCGAGCATCCCCCGGTGGAGGGGGCCGAGCGGGTGGCGCCGTCGTCCTCTTCCGAGACGTGA
- a CDS encoding RluA family pseudouridine synthase, whose product METWFTPFEPQPLTEHLPGSFPHPFDEGAPHALARRAAELLQAALRAGDIAPGLPASCLDSAEGGKMFGVLVAQAPDGRVGFLRAFSGMLAGRWDVSGFVPPLFQRDAREQLEPAGEAQVKGLWAREEAFRSSEELVSTRVAHDALTANHAAARARMRADHEARRKQRHARRAELTASAALDAESRRTALHALDQESRGDKAELRRLEAAHDEALRLLTPQRTRLERRLRAMERLRLFVCRALMKRLHDTYVVPNARGERQPLRRLYPGGEPPSGAADCAGPKLLAHALDQGLRPLALAEFWWGAPPPAGGRASGAYYPACKDKCGPLLPFMLEGLPVSAPRPFTPRAMASRELDILFEDEWFVVVDKPEGLLSVPAKDTSVEDSVQARLRTRYPDAPEVLLAHRLDLDTSGLLVAAKDLRTYAALQRLFAQRQVHKRYVAWVDGEVAGERGTIDFPMRVDLDDRPRQIHDPVHGKPAVTEWRVLERRDGRTKVALFPLTGRTHQLRVHAAHPLGLGAPIVGDRLYGHPGTRLHLHAEALAFRHPVTGQPIALERPAPF is encoded by the coding sequence GTGGAAACGTGGTTCACGCCCTTCGAGCCGCAGCCCCTCACCGAGCACCTGCCCGGGAGCTTCCCCCATCCCTTCGACGAGGGTGCGCCCCATGCGCTCGCGAGGCGGGCCGCGGAGCTGCTCCAGGCCGCGCTGCGGGCGGGGGACATCGCGCCTGGATTGCCAGCGTCGTGCCTCGACTCGGCCGAGGGCGGGAAGATGTTCGGCGTCCTTGTCGCCCAGGCGCCCGACGGACGCGTGGGTTTCCTGCGCGCCTTCTCCGGGATGCTCGCCGGACGTTGGGACGTCTCTGGATTCGTGCCGCCCCTCTTCCAACGGGACGCTCGCGAGCAACTGGAACCGGCGGGCGAAGCCCAGGTGAAAGGACTGTGGGCGCGCGAGGAAGCGTTCCGGTCCTCGGAGGAGCTTGTGTCCACGCGGGTCGCGCACGATGCGCTGACCGCGAACCACGCAGCGGCCCGTGCTCGGATGCGCGCAGACCATGAGGCCCGCCGCAAGCAACGCCATGCGCGGCGCGCGGAGCTCACCGCGTCAGCGGCGTTGGACGCGGAGTCGCGGCGCACGGCACTGCACGCGCTCGACCAGGAGAGCCGCGGCGACAAGGCCGAGCTGCGCAGACTGGAAGCGGCTCACGATGAAGCGCTGCGCTTGCTCACGCCTCAGCGGACACGGCTGGAGCGCCGGCTGCGCGCCATGGAGCGACTGCGGCTCTTCGTCTGCCGAGCCCTGATGAAGCGCCTGCACGACACCTACGTGGTGCCCAATGCCCGGGGCGAGCGCCAGCCCCTCAGGCGTCTGTACCCTGGCGGCGAACCGCCCTCGGGCGCGGCCGACTGCGCGGGGCCCAAGCTGCTGGCGCATGCACTCGACCAAGGACTCCGTCCGCTGGCGCTCGCTGAGTTCTGGTGGGGCGCGCCACCTCCCGCCGGAGGCCGAGCCAGCGGCGCGTACTACCCCGCGTGCAAGGACAAGTGCGGCCCCCTGCTGCCATTCATGTTGGAGGGCCTCCCCGTCTCCGCCCCCCGGCCCTTCACCCCTCGCGCGATGGCCTCGCGGGAACTGGACATCCTCTTCGAGGACGAGTGGTTCGTGGTGGTGGACAAGCCCGAAGGCCTGCTCTCCGTGCCCGCGAAGGACACCTCCGTGGAGGACTCCGTGCAGGCCCGGTTGCGAACGCGGTATCCCGATGCGCCCGAAGTCCTGCTCGCGCACCGGCTGGACCTGGACACCTCGGGACTGCTCGTCGCCGCCAAGGACCTGCGCACGTATGCGGCGCTTCAGCGATTGTTCGCGCAGCGGCAGGTCCACAAGCGCTATGTGGCCTGGGTCGACGGAGAGGTCGCCGGTGAGCGCGGCACCATCGACTTCCCCATGCGCGTGGACCTCGACGACCGGCCCCGCCAGATTCACGACCCGGTCCATGGAAAGCCCGCGGTGACGGAGTGGCGCGTGCTCGAACGGCGCGACGGCCGGACGAAGGTGGCCCTCTTCCCGCTCACCGGGAGGACGCATCAACTGCGTGTGCACGCGGCGCATCCGCTGGGGCTCGGTGCGCCCATCGTCGGAGACCGCCTCTACGGCCATCCGGGCACGAGGCTGCATCTGCACGCGGAGGCACTCGCGTTCAGACATCCCGTCACGGGCCAGCCCATCGCCTTGGAACGGCCCGCGCCCTTCTGA
- a CDS encoding DUF2378 family protein: protein MPAPPVVPRVPASVMEGLFVRGLQAEGRLAQQLEALGYDSRRPELDYPITLWQRAVALARHERFPELCDEDAYRQLGRRAVDGFAQTLVGRVAAVALPMIGPASALERLPRYLAMMGRTDVDVSIAAEGERGRRISLSDRYNRPDLMAGGLEGLLVMANAQPRITVEERSAGGYRLAVRW from the coding sequence ATGCCCGCACCGCCCGTCGTGCCCCGAGTGCCCGCGAGCGTGATGGAGGGACTCTTCGTCCGGGGCCTCCAGGCCGAGGGGCGGCTGGCGCAGCAGTTGGAAGCGCTGGGCTATGACAGCCGCCGGCCGGAGCTGGACTACCCCATCACGCTCTGGCAGCGCGCCGTGGCGCTGGCCCGCCACGAGCGGTTCCCGGAGCTCTGCGACGAGGACGCCTACAGGCAGCTTGGCCGCCGGGCGGTGGACGGCTTCGCCCAGACGCTGGTGGGCCGCGTGGCCGCGGTGGCCCTGCCCATGATTGGCCCGGCGAGCGCCCTGGAGCGGCTGCCGCGCTACCTGGCGATGATGGGCCGCACGGACGTGGACGTCTCCATCGCCGCCGAGGGCGAGCGGGGCCGCCGGATTTCGCTGTCGGACCGCTACAACCGGCCGGACCTGATGGCCGGGGGGCTGGAGGGCCTGTTGGTGATGGCCAACGCCCAGCCCCGAATCACCGTGGAGGAGCGGAGCGCGGGCGGCTACCGTCTGGCCGTGCGCTGGTAA
- a CDS encoding ATP-binding protein, producing the protein MTAVSTDYRLLETLPIPTAVLRGEQVLRVNAALASLLGVPCAELLAATVSENIRRFVPEERDRVSAMYEAVARGEPLPDGPLWMRIHRADGTQRTLSMRYAPGAHPEERVVVLMDADAEDSVRRLTEALVAAASTMLRCRDERSVLETAVDAVFRQGFAVSVMHLDGDTFGHGPMRQHPFSEAEAEQMYGMPLRDVRIPGAAMPHFLEVLERRKAAFHHDMLGVARYIQTTPDAVGTFRRLHPPDSRGLDAPILVEGHPYGVLSVQGPALTPAGASTLELFAQLVGGALENVRHHETSAVRLEEVSRLQDELVARERLEVLGEAAGVVAHEVRNPLGAILNAVAVLRREAHLGPTGQAAVGMLEEEAIRLEDIVRDLLDVVRPLEPRPRPLQLGELVRRALGQMHGPPDAPTLRFSVDEAAETPSLEGDETLLQLAVTHLVRNAVQASPAGGKVRMTVEPANGGVRLVVEDEGPGIPDVDPQRVFQPFFLTRANGRGLGLAIVRRVVLAHEGSVRASSRPRGGARFELWLPLVPNRMSLA; encoded by the coding sequence ATGACCGCCGTGTCCACCGACTACCGGCTGCTCGAAACACTGCCCATCCCCACCGCTGTCCTCCGCGGCGAGCAGGTGTTGCGGGTCAACGCGGCGCTCGCCTCCTTGCTGGGTGTCCCCTGCGCGGAGCTGCTGGCCGCCACCGTCTCCGAGAACATCCGCCGCTTCGTGCCCGAGGAGCGCGACCGGGTGTCGGCGATGTACGAGGCCGTCGCGCGAGGCGAGCCGCTGCCCGATGGCCCCTTGTGGATGCGCATCCACCGGGCGGATGGAACACAGCGAACCCTGTCGATGCGCTACGCCCCCGGCGCCCACCCGGAGGAGCGGGTGGTGGTGCTGATGGACGCGGACGCGGAGGACTCCGTGCGGCGCCTCACCGAGGCGCTGGTGGCCGCCGCGTCGACGATGTTGCGCTGCCGTGACGAGCGGTCGGTGCTGGAGACGGCGGTGGACGCCGTGTTCCGCCAGGGCTTCGCGGTGTCCGTCATGCACCTGGACGGCGACACGTTCGGACACGGGCCCATGCGCCAGCATCCCTTCAGCGAGGCCGAGGCCGAGCAGATGTACGGCATGCCCCTGCGGGACGTGCGGATTCCAGGCGCCGCCATGCCGCACTTCCTGGAGGTGCTCGAGCGGCGCAAGGCGGCCTTCCACCACGACATGCTCGGCGTGGCCCGTTACATCCAGACGACGCCCGACGCGGTGGGCACCTTCCGCCGCCTCCACCCTCCCGACAGCCGGGGCCTGGACGCGCCCATCCTCGTGGAGGGTCATCCCTACGGCGTGCTCTCGGTGCAGGGCCCCGCGCTCACCCCGGCGGGCGCCAGCACCCTGGAGCTGTTCGCGCAGTTGGTGGGCGGCGCGCTGGAGAACGTGCGCCACCACGAGACATCCGCGGTGCGGCTGGAGGAGGTCTCCCGGCTCCAGGACGAGCTGGTCGCGCGCGAGCGGCTGGAGGTGCTGGGCGAGGCCGCGGGCGTGGTGGCCCACGAGGTCCGCAACCCGCTGGGCGCCATCCTCAACGCGGTGGCGGTGCTCCGCCGCGAGGCCCACCTGGGCCCCACGGGGCAGGCCGCGGTGGGCATGTTGGAGGAGGAGGCCATCCGGCTGGAGGACATCGTCCGGGACCTGCTGGACGTGGTGCGCCCGCTGGAGCCGCGCCCCCGTCCGCTCCAGTTGGGCGAGCTGGTGCGGCGCGCGCTGGGGCAGATGCACGGCCCGCCGGACGCGCCCACGCTGCGCTTCAGCGTGGACGAGGCCGCGGAGACGCCGTCACTCGAAGGGGATGAGACGCTGTTGCAGCTCGCGGTGACGCACCTGGTGCGCAACGCGGTGCAGGCGTCGCCCGCGGGCGGCAAGGTGCGCATGACGGTGGAGCCTGCGAACGGCGGCGTGCGCCTGGTGGTGGAGGACGAAGGCCCCGGCATCCCCGACGTGGACCCGCAGCGCGTCTTCCAGCCCTTCTTCCTGACGCGCGCCAATGGCCGGGGCCTGGGGCTCGCCATCGTCCGGCGCGTGGTGCTGGCCCACGAAGGCAGCGTGCGCGCCAGCAGCCGGCCGCGTGGCGGCGCCCGCTTCGAGCTGTGGCTGCCGCTGGTGCCTAACCGTATGTCTCTCGCTTGA
- a CDS encoding oxidoreductase: MSSVEARASRAKKPVEYEVTVDHVRMDTHDTATLFLDFGGVPLDYKAGQFLNIDPHQFPALARLSSYLQEQKGRKEPQRSYSLASAPHEPLVAITVKDEEFIPGLTRYPPLLSPYLVHGRLTGARMKVMAFMGPFVLPDDVEERTGHIVHLVAGSGAVPNFAILKDALHRGLKPRHTFVFSNKTWGDVLYGEELAALERQHPDRVRVVHTLTRETDDARYGHNVRKGRVGQALLEELIQDRDTCLVYACGPAITPWDRRKALETRTPSTPRFIETVLGHLHALGIEDKRIKRETYG; encoded by the coding sequence ATGAGTTCGGTCGAAGCCCGCGCGTCCCGCGCGAAAAAGCCAGTGGAGTACGAGGTCACCGTCGACCACGTGCGCATGGACACGCATGACACGGCGACGCTCTTCCTCGATTTCGGCGGCGTGCCGCTGGACTACAAGGCCGGGCAGTTCCTCAACATCGACCCGCACCAGTTCCCAGCCCTGGCGCGCCTGTCGTCCTATCTCCAGGAGCAGAAGGGGCGAAAGGAGCCGCAGCGCTCCTACTCGCTCGCCTCCGCGCCGCACGAGCCGCTGGTGGCCATCACCGTGAAGGACGAGGAGTTCATCCCCGGCCTCACCCGCTATCCGCCCCTGCTGTCGCCCTACCTCGTGCACGGCCGGCTCACCGGCGCGCGCATGAAGGTGATGGCCTTCATGGGGCCCTTCGTGCTCCCCGACGACGTGGAGGAGCGCACCGGCCACATCGTCCACCTGGTGGCGGGCTCGGGCGCGGTGCCCAACTTCGCCATCCTCAAGGACGCGCTCCACCGGGGCCTGAAGCCGCGTCACACCTTCGTCTTCTCCAACAAGACGTGGGGCGACGTCCTCTACGGCGAGGAGCTGGCCGCGCTGGAGCGCCAGCACCCGGACCGCGTCCGCGTGGTGCACACGCTGACGCGGGAGACGGATGACGCACGCTACGGGCACAACGTGCGCAAGGGCCGCGTGGGCCAGGCGCTGTTGGAGGAGCTGATTCAGGACCGTGACACGTGCCTGGTGTACGCGTGCGGCCCCGCAATCACGCCGTGGGACCGGCGCAAGGCGCTGGAGACGCGCACGCCCTCCACGCCGCGCTTCATCGAGACGGTGCTGGGCCATCTCCACGCGCTCGGCATCGAGGACAAGCGCATCAAGCGAGAGACATACGGTTAG
- a CDS encoding NifU family protein, translated as MSVNIQLEWTPNPSTLKYVVDRRLLAGGAVNFTNLEEAKAKSPLARKLMDVRGVTAVMIGTNFVTVTKGDEGEWDELNDEVMSTLDTHLTSDEPVVDEAALAAAREAAGQGAGGSIEGRIQDILDSEIRPAVAMDGGDITLDRFEDGIVYLHMKGSCAGCPSSTATLKMGIEGRLREMIPEVLEVVSV; from the coding sequence ATGTCGGTGAACATCCAGCTCGAGTGGACCCCGAACCCCAGCACGCTGAAGTACGTGGTGGACCGGCGGTTGTTGGCGGGCGGGGCCGTGAACTTCACGAACCTCGAAGAGGCCAAGGCGAAGTCTCCGCTGGCGCGCAAGCTGATGGACGTGCGCGGCGTCACGGCGGTCATGATTGGCACCAACTTCGTGACGGTGACCAAGGGCGACGAGGGCGAGTGGGACGAACTCAATGACGAGGTGATGTCCACGCTCGACACCCACCTGACGTCCGACGAGCCGGTGGTGGACGAGGCCGCGCTGGCCGCGGCCCGCGAGGCGGCGGGGCAGGGCGCGGGTGGCTCGATTGAGGGCCGCATCCAGGACATCCTGGACAGCGAAATCCGCCCGGCGGTGGCCATGGACGGTGGCGACATCACCCTGGACCGCTTCGAGGACGGCATCGTCTACCTGCACATGAAGGGCTCGTGCGCGGGGTGTCCGTCGTCCACGGCGACGCTGAAGATGGGCATCGAGGGGCGCCTGCGGGAAATGATTCCCGAGGTCCTCGAGGTGGTGTCCGTCTGA
- a CDS encoding lysophospholipid acyltransferase family protein: MLRTLFFLLSKLPDGPRQQAVRVLMDGVWNALAREQVLGRENIPDQPCLFICNHLSNADGFTLDRAFRPRKVVFLAGVKLQSTVMTRLASETMETIAIRPNSPDIEAMRRALETLKAGKSVLIFPEGARSRTGTLTQAKKGLSLIARRAGVPVVPVALQGTEQLMPINDSDMGGERLFQADVFVRFGPPFRVEDLDAQVASAEDPRQALVDAMMSKVAALLPDRYRGVYADDPPPAASAPDWQRPSAPAP, translated from the coding sequence GTGCTGCGCACTCTCTTCTTCCTGTTGTCGAAGCTGCCCGACGGCCCCCGCCAGCAGGCGGTCCGCGTGTTGATGGACGGCGTCTGGAATGCCCTGGCCCGGGAGCAGGTCCTCGGACGGGAGAACATCCCGGACCAGCCCTGCCTCTTCATCTGCAACCACCTGTCCAACGCGGACGGCTTCACGCTGGACCGGGCCTTCCGGCCGCGCAAGGTCGTCTTCCTGGCCGGGGTGAAGCTGCAGAGCACGGTGATGACGCGCCTGGCGTCGGAGACGATGGAGACCATCGCCATCCGCCCCAACTCGCCCGACATCGAGGCCATGCGGCGGGCCCTGGAGACGCTCAAGGCCGGCAAGTCCGTGCTCATCTTCCCGGAGGGCGCTCGCAGCCGCACCGGCACGCTCACCCAGGCGAAGAAGGGCCTGTCCTTGATTGCCCGGCGCGCGGGCGTCCCCGTGGTGCCGGTGGCGCTCCAGGGCACCGAGCAACTGATGCCCATCAACGACTCCGACATGGGCGGAGAACGGCTGTTCCAGGCGGACGTCTTCGTCCGCTTCGGCCCCCCCTTCCGCGTGGAGGACCTGGACGCCCAGGTGGCGAGCGCCGAGGACCCCCGGCAGGCGCTGGTGGACGCGATGATGAGCAAGGTCGCCGCGCTGCTGCCGGACAGGTACCGGGGCGTCTACGCCGACGACCCGCCGCCCGCGGCCTCCGCGCCGGACTGGCAGCGGCCTTCCGCACCCGCGCCCTGA
- a CDS encoding TIGR02266 family protein — protein MSSPVVGYWVADNLGRVLGPLALQALRELIASGRLKAAVRASRDGTHWVTLPELPELSDLLASARPSPSVELQQAERLRAQMRAMQNLPVHEVFGLKPTSNLDELRLAYFRMAKRFTPDHIAPETHPELKKVSAEIFDFLSRRMREAEASWAQATQPPRPPPPVMHAVPHAQPPAPPRPPPVVQASPAAAARAPVMAAAPAPVMTAAPAPRPVQAAPVMARAPIAPTPAPPPPAPSVRRAAAAPTYSSAEFVGLERRSDDRIHADVKVTLQNAGIFTDHRIINLSSGGLFIATDKPLRLGTQVELTLRFDDPLRVITLRSAVIWENSLEDGKNPRGYGLRLSHLRPEEKEFVQKYLARAKEKKK, from the coding sequence GTGTCGTCTCCTGTTGTCGGTTACTGGGTAGCGGACAATCTCGGGCGTGTGCTGGGGCCCCTGGCGCTCCAAGCCCTCCGGGAGTTGATTGCCTCCGGACGCTTGAAGGCCGCGGTGCGCGCCTCGCGGGACGGAACCCATTGGGTGACGCTCCCGGAGCTGCCCGAGCTGAGCGACTTGCTCGCCAGCGCGCGGCCCTCGCCCTCCGTGGAGCTGCAGCAGGCGGAGCGGCTGCGCGCGCAGATGCGCGCCATGCAGAACCTGCCCGTCCACGAGGTGTTCGGCCTCAAGCCCACCTCCAACCTGGACGAGCTGCGCCTGGCCTACTTCCGCATGGCCAAGCGCTTCACGCCGGACCACATCGCGCCGGAGACCCATCCGGAGTTGAAGAAGGTGTCGGCGGAGATTTTCGACTTCCTGTCGCGACGCATGCGGGAAGCGGAGGCCTCGTGGGCCCAGGCGACGCAGCCCCCACGGCCGCCTCCGCCGGTCATGCACGCCGTGCCGCATGCACAGCCGCCCGCGCCGCCCCGGCCGCCGCCGGTGGTGCAGGCCTCGCCCGCCGCCGCGGCGCGCGCGCCGGTGATGGCCGCCGCGCCTGCGCCGGTGATGACCGCCGCCCCCGCGCCGCGCCCCGTGCAGGCCGCGCCAGTGATGGCCCGGGCCCCCATCGCGCCCACGCCCGCACCGCCGCCCCCGGCACCCTCTGTCCGCCGGGCGGCGGCCGCGCCCACCTACTCCAGCGCCGAGTTCGTCGGACTCGAGCGCCGCTCGGACGACCGCATCCACGCGGACGTGAAGGTGACGCTGCAGAACGCGGGCATCTTCACCGACCACCGCATCATCAACCTGTCCTCTGGCGGACTCTTCATCGCCACGGACAAGCCGCTGCGGCTGGGGACGCAGGTGGAGCTGACCCTGCGCTTCGACGACCCCCTGCGGGTCATCACGCTCCGCAGCGCCGTCATCTGGGAAAACTCACTGGAAGACGGAAAGAACCCGCGCGGCTACGGGTTGCGTCTGAGCCACCTTCGCCCGGAGGAGAAGGAGTTCGTGCAGAAGTATCTGGCTCGCGCGAAGGAGAAGAAGAAGTAG
- a CDS encoding THUMP domain-containing class I SAM-dependent RNA methyltransferase — MALPVTRAPTDEQLFVSTLPGLEPALEAEASALGWRPRLVEGGVELEGPPGLHQDANLRLRCASRVLLRLGSFRAGDSDTLADRLKALDLSRVWSKASAPRLSVSMHRSPVPGPDVVFDAAAYAWDLPSVEEAGPLDDDGGGPGLTLLVRVDRDVFTVSADTTGEALHRRGYRQEVSRAPLRETLAAGILRLAGYTGQEPLVDPMCGSGTFLVEGAWMSMRRAPGVLRAFAFESFPSFSAEDWARRKARVEAEALASPSAAIHGYDLNAGSLGTARRNARRAGVTLALERQDLRTLKAPVGGPGLVVANPPYGKRVGEAEDLPELYRALGHTLRTGFAGWRGAVILPDDAGLVKALGLTGARSLPVRNGGLRCRLLLADLGSR; from the coding sequence ATGGCGCTTCCCGTGACGCGCGCGCCCACTGACGAACAGCTCTTTGTCTCCACCCTCCCCGGCCTGGAGCCCGCCCTGGAAGCGGAGGCCTCCGCGCTGGGCTGGCGGCCTCGCCTCGTGGAGGGCGGTGTGGAGCTGGAAGGTCCCCCAGGGCTCCATCAGGACGCCAACCTGCGCCTGCGCTGCGCCAGCCGTGTCCTGCTGCGGCTCGGGAGCTTCCGGGCCGGGGACTCCGACACCCTGGCGGACCGGCTGAAGGCGCTCGACCTGTCTCGGGTCTGGAGCAAGGCCTCGGCTCCCAGGTTGTCGGTGAGCATGCATCGCTCGCCGGTGCCGGGCCCGGACGTCGTGTTCGACGCGGCGGCCTATGCCTGGGACCTGCCGTCAGTGGAGGAAGCGGGGCCGCTCGATGATGACGGTGGCGGTCCCGGCCTGACGTTGCTGGTGCGCGTGGACCGTGACGTGTTCACCGTGAGCGCCGACACCACGGGCGAGGCGCTGCATCGCCGGGGTTATCGGCAGGAGGTCAGCCGCGCGCCGCTCCGCGAGACGCTGGCGGCGGGCATCCTCCGGCTCGCGGGGTACACCGGCCAGGAGCCGCTCGTGGACCCGATGTGTGGCTCGGGCACCTTCCTGGTGGAGGGCGCCTGGATGTCCATGCGCCGGGCGCCGGGGGTGCTGCGTGCCTTCGCGTTCGAGAGCTTCCCTTCCTTCTCCGCCGAGGACTGGGCTCGCCGCAAGGCGCGCGTGGAGGCGGAGGCGCTGGCGTCTCCGAGCGCGGCGATTCATGGCTACGACCTCAACGCGGGTTCGCTGGGCACGGCGCGGCGCAACGCCCGACGCGCGGGGGTGACGCTCGCGCTGGAGCGACAGGACCTGCGGACGCTGAAGGCGCCCGTGGGCGGGCCCGGGTTGGTGGTGGCGAATCCGCCCTACGGCAAGCGCGTGGGCGAAGCCGAGGACCTCCCGGAGCTGTACCGGGCACTGGGGCATACGCTGCGCACGGGCTTCGCCGGGTGGCGTGGGGCGGTCATCCTCCCCGATGACGCGGGGCTGGTGAAGGCGTTGGGCCTGACGGGCGCGCGGAGCCTGCCGGTGCGCAATGGCGGGCTTCGGTGCCGGCTGCTGCTCGCGGACCTCGGCTCGCGCTGA
- a CDS encoding response regulator, whose protein sequence is MSDTPTLLLVDDDSFVRRILKDVIADTGIELRLLEAADGEEGLAVAAREKPAVMFLDLFMPKKSGLEVLGAIKTVSPTTRVLVISSMDAEPVVEQAMAAGAVGFVGKPFHPLEIASAVRQALAH, encoded by the coding sequence ATGTCCGACACCCCGACCCTGCTGCTCGTCGATGACGACAGTTTCGTGCGCCGTATCCTCAAGGACGTCATCGCCGACACGGGCATCGAGCTGCGTCTGCTCGAGGCCGCGGACGGCGAGGAAGGACTGGCGGTCGCCGCGCGCGAGAAGCCGGCGGTGATGTTCCTCGACTTGTTCATGCCGAAGAAGAGCGGCCTGGAGGTGTTGGGCGCCATCAAGACGGTGTCGCCCACCACGCGGGTGTTGGTCATCAGCAGCATGGATGCGGAGCCCGTCGTGGAGCAGGCCATGGCGGCAGGCGCCGTGGGCTTCGTGGGCAAGCCCTTCCATCCGCTTGAGATCGCCTCGGCCGTGCGCCAGGCGTTGGCTCACTGA